The genomic interval AGTTCATTGCCATATTCATCGAGCTTTTTTACgttcaaagaagaattttaaaacaaagtagAAGAGGTTTAGAGTAGAGTAGCTTCTTTCATCCTCGCTATTCATTAAAGACATAAGGTGacatttaagttaaattttactGGTTCGTGTTTGGCTTCTCTCTCGATTAAGTGATCatgaatttacaaacaaaaacttgtaaaaaaatCAACTAGATTCATCTGTTATTTCTGTACGTGAATAGCATCTTTTGTTTTCCATGTTTGggtacaaaaacattttaagatccTTCTGGTCTGGATGGAAGTATTCGAGATCATCTGCCttagtattaattttttaactccTTATAACAGACGTTTTTTACGTTACTGAGGGTCTTGATATCTCGACACACGACGCAGGAAAGAGCAAACATTACTTACTTTATGCAAAACAAGCCTTCATGTGTCATTTCATCAGTTTATCGATAGAGGCCAAACACGAGCAAAGAAAATATACCTTAAATGTGTCACCCATATTTTCTAATTAACAGCATGGATAAAAGAAGCCGCAAACTCCTCATTCCTTTTTAAAATAGACGAATTAAATATGCTAAAGAGCTCGCATGTACTATGTACTCGCTAAAATTGCCGCGGAAATAAATTCATCGCCATGTGGTGAAAATTTACCTCACGTACTGTCTATCAACAACTTTCCCTCTCAGTCAGCCGATGAACTGAAAGCTACATCACATCCCCCCAAAATCTcgataaagtaaaaaaaaactctttctttACGTTTTTTAggactgagacgaagtcgaAGAcccttaaaacagaaaaaaaaaaaaaaaaagaggctattATTCAGCTATCTTGACCgaaaaagcttggtcaataaggGTTTATCATATAACAAAATATTTCGCTTTGGTAAGAATCAAGACTGAATTATTTATTTCGAGAGCCAGTAAAGAAAGCCGAATGTGTTTTTGGCACACCAAACCAACAAGAagattttatgttttctttgttttgactgtcccCTTCCGTTTTCTGGCGAGTTAATCACCGACGTTGCCCAAGAATTACGATACGTGTAAGTCCGCTCGGACTTGTGCACTTATAAATGCTGCGATATTTTCACGGAATACAAAAGTTAAGACTGAAGTCAAAATTCTGCACCCACCccacttttttctttcagtttttttttttaagttcatttgTTTATTTCCCATCTAATTTATTTGCCACCTAATTTATTTGCTATCTAATATAAACAGCATTGTATGGTGtcacttttctattttttactcttttgatTATCTCCAATCCATGCAAAGAGAAGGTTAAAACGCACAATGATTACAAGCAAATTTGAAGCAAACTATTCCAGTAACTCATCAGCTAACCATAAAATTGGTTTTGAGACAGTGGTAATTGCAAACTGCATCCTCAATGCACCTTTGATGTTGCTATCCATCGTTGGTAACGCTCTTGTGTTAGTCGCCATATTGAAGACGCCATCGCTTCGTTCACCTTCCGtcatttttctctgcaatttggCTGTTTCAGATCTCCTTGTGGAATTGGTAGTACAACCAGTTTATATAGTAGAACAAATGGTAAAAACTGTTCCAAAACTACAAGAAGCAGTAGGAGGAATGGGATTTGCTGGGTGCGGTGTTTCTCTTTGGACGATGACAGCCATAACAGTGGATCGTTTCTTAGCTCTCCACTATCACCTGCGGTACCCaaatttaatgacaacaagcCGGGCAATCTATACAATAGTAACTATTTGGTGTATCATCAcgttattctctttttcagttctttggtCGCCGCGTATTCATTATTTTCTTGGAGCTTTTTGTATCACAATTTGCCTTTTagtttgcttggtttgtttTATCAAGATTTACCGAATTGTTCGCCGGCATCAGGTGCAAATTCACGTTCAACAACAAGCAGTGGAAAATTCAACTGATACAAATAAACAGCAAATACGACAATCAACAAAGAGTGCGAAAAATATCTTCATATATTTCCTCGTCATGATTTTATGCTACActccattgttttttgtttatattattttaattaataatttaaactcGATAGTTCTCCGGACCTTTCCGGTTACTGTAGCATTCATGAATTCGTCTATCAATCCATTTCTATATTGCTGGCGTACTCCCGAGCTCCGAAGggcagtttttaaaacagcaaggcTTTTATTTTGTAGAGAAATGGATTAAAGCGCTTCAACCTAGAAACAAGTCATTGTACAAAATCTAAATGTATTGTAGAAACAAAGTTCTCTTATCATTGTGGCTCTTAAGGCTATGACATCGTAAGATATTTCAATTCGTGTTTTCGCGTTGATCAACCATCAGGTGATCCTTCCCGTTTTAGCCGAAGATCTGCACgaacaaaaccgaaaaagaaagaaggaaaagaaatgcGGCGAATTATAGTTCCCATAGACAATAAGGGTGGGCATGGATTTTGAAAAGGGGAAAGTAACAAATGAATTTTCTGCTCTATAATTATATGAAGGCGCACtaattttcaacacttttagCTCTAAACGTGATTGTGAGAGGACAACTTTTGTAATATTATATACTAAACATAAATGTGACACTTATAAAGCCTGTATCAAATACCTTGATAAGGTCTAAAAAACAATCAGTTGAAGTTGTTACGGATTAAAGCCCAcaacattttaactttgcaTATTGTGTTTCTTAAATACTTTCTGCATGATTTTTTGCCTCACGTtttccttatttatttattttttttttttttgagtaccGCACGATTGCCGGGTCAAATAGAAGACTTAGCTCTTCGTTTAACTAAAAGCCAAAGTCGTCGAAGGATATTTCATAAGGTACCACATAGTGATGAATTCATTTTCACGCCGATTTCTGCCAGTCGGAATGCACTGTGTGAGTTCATTGGCATATTAATCGAGTTTTCTTTTTACGTTCAAAGAAtaattttagaacaattttAGTGTAGGGGTAGTTTAGGGTAGCTTCTTTTATCCTCGCTATTAGAGGAGACACATTTGAGTTAAATTTTACTAGTTCGTGTTTGCCTCACTTCTCAGTGAGTGATAATGAATTTACAAACAAACCAGTTAGAttctattgttatttttgtacGTGGAAAGCATCTTTTGTTTTCCACCTTTGGGTAAACAAAAACCTTTATTTCAGGTCATGTACGTATTagcagaaaacaattttgagaTCCTTCTAGTCTGGATGAAAGTATTCGTAACAACTTGTAACACAGATGTTTTCTACTTAACTGAAGGTCTTAATTTCTCGACACGTCATACAGGGAAAAGCAAGCATtctcaaatttatttaaagaaagtCTTCGTTTGTCAGTTCATCAGTTTATCGAACAAATAAAACATAACTGAAACATGTCATCCATATTCTCTAATTAACAGCAGGGATAAAAGAAACCAATTTACTTTAAACGCCCTCTCCTTCAGCTCAAACTCCTTATTCATTGTCAAAATAGACTAATTTAATATGCTAAAGAGCTCGCATGTACATACTGGTCGACTGAAATTGCCGCGGTAATAAATTAATCGCCATATGGTGAAAATTTACCTAACGTACCGTCTATCAACAACTTTCCCTCTCAGTCAACCGATGAACTGAAAGCTATAATTTACCCCAGCTACATTACATCCCTTTAAAATCTCTAGAGAATAGGGTGATAATACACCAAATAGTTACTATTGTATAGATTGCCCGgcttgttgtcattaaatttGGGTACTGAAGTTGATATTGGGGAGCTAAGAAACGATGCACTGTTATGGCTGTCGTCGTCCAAA from Pocillopora verrucosa isolate sample1 chromosome 14, ASM3666991v2, whole genome shotgun sequence carries:
- the LOC136278247 gene encoding melanocyte-stimulating hormone receptor-like yields the protein MITSKFEANYSSNSSANHKIGFETVVIANCILNAPLMLLSIVGNALVLVAILKTPSLRSPSVIFLCNLAVSDLLVELVVQPVYIVEQMVKTVPKLQEAVGGMGFAGCGVSLWTMTAITVDRFLALHYHLRYPNLMTTSRAIYTIVTIWCIITLFSFSVLWSPRIHYFLGAFCITICLLVCLVCFIKIYRIVRRHQVQIHVQQQAVENSTDTNKQQIRQSTKSAKNIFIYFLVMILCYTPLFFVYIILINNLNSIVLRTFPVTVAFMNSSINPFLYCWRTPELRRAVFKTARLLFCREMD